In Chelmon rostratus isolate fCheRos1 chromosome 20, fCheRos1.pri, whole genome shotgun sequence, a single window of DNA contains:
- the naa50 gene encoding N-alpha-acetyltransferase 50 isoform X2 — MKGRIELGDVTPHNIKQLKRLNQVIFPVSYNDKFYKDVLEVGELAKLAYFNDIAVGAVCCRVDHSQNQKRLYIMTLGCLAPYRRLGIGTKMLNHVLNICEKDGTFDNIYLHVQISNESAIHFYQKFGFEIIETKKNYYKRIEPADAHVLQKSLRSPCAPPTGELQKAD, encoded by the exons ATGAAAGG CCGGATCGAGCTGGGGGATGTTACACCCCACAACATTAAGCAGCTGAAACGCCTGAACCAGGTCATCTTCCCTGTCAGCTACAATGACAAGTTTTATAAAGATGTACTGGAAGTTGGAGAGCTTGCAAAGCTAG CATACTTCAATGACATTGCAGTGggtgctgtgtgctgcagagtgGACCACTCTCAGAACCAGAAGAGACTGTACATCATGACGCTTGGCTGTCTAGCACCCTACCGTAGGCTTGGAATTG GTACAAAGATGCTGAATCATGTGCTAAACATCTGTGAGAAGGATGGCACATTTGACAACATATATCT TCATGTGCAGATCAGCAATGAGTCAGCCATTCACTTTTATCAGAAGTTTGGCTTTGAGATCATCGAAACAAAAAAGAATTACTACAAGAGGATAGAGCCCGCAGATGCCCATGTGTTGCAGAAGAGTCTGCGCA
- the naa50 gene encoding N-alpha-acetyltransferase 50 isoform X1, which yields MKGSRIELGDVTPHNIKQLKRLNQVIFPVSYNDKFYKDVLEVGELAKLAYFNDIAVGAVCCRVDHSQNQKRLYIMTLGCLAPYRRLGIGTKMLNHVLNICEKDGTFDNIYLHVQISNESAIHFYQKFGFEIIETKKNYYKRIEPADAHVLQKSLRSPCAPPTGELQKAD from the exons ATGAAAGG TAGCCGGATCGAGCTGGGGGATGTTACACCCCACAACATTAAGCAGCTGAAACGCCTGAACCAGGTCATCTTCCCTGTCAGCTACAATGACAAGTTTTATAAAGATGTACTGGAAGTTGGAGAGCTTGCAAAGCTAG CATACTTCAATGACATTGCAGTGggtgctgtgtgctgcagagtgGACCACTCTCAGAACCAGAAGAGACTGTACATCATGACGCTTGGCTGTCTAGCACCCTACCGTAGGCTTGGAATTG GTACAAAGATGCTGAATCATGTGCTAAACATCTGTGAGAAGGATGGCACATTTGACAACATATATCT TCATGTGCAGATCAGCAATGAGTCAGCCATTCACTTTTATCAGAAGTTTGGCTTTGAGATCATCGAAACAAAAAAGAATTACTACAAGAGGATAGAGCCCGCAGATGCCCATGTGTTGCAGAAGAGTCTGCGCA